Genomic window (Asticcacaulis excentricus CB 48):
CATGGTTTTTCCTTGGGCGTCTTTGTGTTTGGAGGCATTTGCGTGTATGAGGCCGCATTAATCCGTATAACAGAGCAAGTTCAAGTTTTTTTGCATGAGTAACGCCCCCGCCGCTTCTGACGCCCCCAAGGTTGGTTTTGTCTCGCTTGGCTGCCCCAAGGCGCTGGTCGATTCCGAACGCATACTGACGCGCCTAAAAGGCGAAGGCTATGCCACGGCCGCCGAATATGCCGGAGCCGATGTGGTGGTGGTGAATACCTGCGGCTTTCTGGATTCGGCACGCGACGAAAGTCTGAACGCCATCGGTGAAGCTCTGGCCGAAAACGGCAAGGTCGTGGTGACCGGCTGTCTGGGGGCCGAGGCTGACCTGATCCGCGAACGCTTTCCCAATGTCGCCGCCGTCACCGGGGCGCATCAGTACGAAGAGGTGATGGAGGCGGTGCGCCGCATCGTCCCGGCCAAACCCGACCCCTTCCGCCCGCTGGTGCCGGAGAATGATCCGGGCGTGCGACTGACACCAAAACATTATGCCTATCTGAAGATTTCCGAGGGCTGCGACCACCGCTGTTCTTTCTGTATCATTCCGTCTCTGCGTGGTGATCTGGCTTCGCGCCCGGTCGACGAGGTCTTACGCGAAGCGGAGGTTCTGGCGGCCAACGGCGTTAAGGAACTGTTGGTCGTGTCGCAGGACACCTCCGCCTATGGGCTCGATATCCGCTATGCCGAGGGCCGCTGGCGCAACGACTATTACAAGGCTTCGTTTGAAGACCTGTCGCGGGGTCTGGGTGAGCTGGGCATTTGGGTGCGGATGCACTATGTCTATCCCTACCCGCACGTGAACAGCGTCATCCCGCTGATGGCCGAAGGCAAGATCCTGCCCTATCTGGACATTCCCTTCCAGCACGCCAGCCCAAAAGTGCTGAAGGCCATGCGCCGCCCAGGTAATCAGGATAAGACGCTGGACCGCATCCTGAGCTGGCGCGAAATCTGCCCCGACCTGACCCTGCGTTCGACCTTCGTGGTCGGCTTCCCCGGTGAGACCGAAGCCGATTTCAATCTGTTGCTCGACTGGCTGGAAGCGGCGCAGATTGACCGCGTCGGGGCCTTTGCCTACGAAAACGTCGAGGGGGCCGCCGCGCGCGACTTGCCCGACCACGTGCCGGAAGAGGTCAAGCAGGACCGTCTGGCGCGTTTCATGGCGGTTGCCTCGCGCATCTCGGCGCAAAAGCTCCAAAATAAGGTCGGTCAGGTGGTCGATGTTCTGGTGGACGAAATCCGCTCAGACGGCGTCGCTGTGGCCCGCACAAAGGGCGACGCCCCGGAAATCGACGGCCATATTTACCTGAAAGGCTTTACCGGCTTGAGCGCCGGGGACTATGCGAAAGCTAAGGTGACGCGCGCCGATGCCTACGACCTGTGGGGTGAGCCGGAGGGGCTGATCAAGCTCAACCGCGTGCCGACCGCGCGTCCAGCAGGCCGCACGCACCGCCTGATTTCGCGAATTTAAACCCGAACGGCCCTAAGCGCATCTATGTCTGCACCCTCAATTGCTGGCAGATGTGCTTCGATTACCTCGACAGGCCAGTCCCACCACCGGATGGCCAGAAGGTCGCCGATCACCTCTTCGCTGAAACGCTTGCGCACTGTTTTTGCTGGATTCCCAGCGGCGATCGTGTAGGGCGGTACGTCTGAGCTCACCACAGCACCCGTGGCGATGATGGCACCGTCGCCGATGGTCACGCCAGGCATAATGATCGCCCCATAACCTATCCAGACGTCGTTACCGACAGTGGTGTCTCTTGCCGGCAGCTCACCATAGTCAGCCATGCGTTCAGGATTGAAGACGCGGAAGGGATAGGTCGAAAAGCCGCTCATCGGATGATTGGCTGACGAAGTAATGAAGGTGGTGCCGTGGGCGAACTGACAGAATTTCCCGATGGTCAGTCGTTCTTTGGAAAATGGAAACAGATAGGGCGCCAGCACGCTCAGCGGATCGTCAGGCATCTGAAAATGGCTGAAATAGCTGTAATCCCCGGCGCTGAATTGCGGGTGAGACACAGCCACGTTGAGATGTACGGTGTTGGTTACCGACTGACCATCGGGCAAGGTGATGGGGTTGCGCTTCGTCGCGTCCAAACCGATGAAACGAGCCATGGAACACCTCTTTGAGAGCTATGCCCGAAAACCGTCTCCAGCGTCAGGGCACCAGCCAGAAACCAAACCGCGAAATCGGATGCGCTATGTCCTTAAGCGGCCAGCCCTGCTGTGACGCCAGCGCCTTCAGCGTGCGACGCGGTGCCAGCACCCAGCAGCGTTGCGACAGGTGCCAGCCGTCCTGGCTATGAGACTTCGGGATGAAGTAAAGGTCGTGGGCGTCCATTTCGATGCTTTCGATCTGATCGAGCCGTAAAACCTTGCCGTCAGGCGCGGAAAACTCGCGGCGTTCGGGGTCGTAACTGAACAAGGGCTTATTCAGCACACTCAGACTGATCATCCCAAACAACAAAAGGCCCAGCAGGACCAGACCTATCTCCTTGCCCTGCGTCACCATCAGCGCCGCCCAGAAGGGCGCTATCAGCATCAGGGCGATGGTATAGGTGTTGAGCAGGGTAGCGCTCCAGCGCACCTCTATCACCGAGGTTTCAGGCGTGTCTTCAGAAGTCATGCACATGCCATATCCCGAAGTGACGCCGCATTCCACCCGCATTTTACGGTCGGTACTTGCAGGGGCGCGAACAAGCACGCATATCGGAGGCACGGAGAAAGCGATGTCCCGGTTTATAGTGTTCGACAGCCCGTTCTTGCTGGGGTTTGATGAGACCCGCAGCCTGATTGAACGCGTGAGCCGCGCCTCTGACAACTATCCGCCCTATAATGTCGAAGCGCTTTCGGTCAATCACCTGCGCCTGACCGTAGCCGTGGCAGGCTTTACCCCCGACACGCTGCGTCTGAGCCTGCAGGGGCCGCAACTGACGCTTCAGGCGTTTAAGGAACCGGGCAAGGAGCCCACAGAGACCAATCCGCGTGAATTTATCCATCGCGGCATCGCCCAGCGCGGCTTTACGCGAAGCTTCGTCGTCGGCGAAGGATTCGAGGTCGAAGGCGCGGTAATGGAATACGGCTTGTTGCATATCGACCTCAAACGACCCCAAGCGCCCGAGGACGTGCGCATCATTCCCATTAAAGCAAGATAATTTCACCTATGCGCATATAGTCGCACCAGCGAAAAACGCCTTGCACGGGTTAGAGCCACGGAGTCATTACTCCCGCACAACCCGGAGTGTGCGTTGATGACCAGCCCGACTGCCAGCCCAGCCCTCGCGCTGGATAGCGAAATCCTTGCGCGTATTCGTTGCCCAGACCTGCTGACACGCATCGCCACACCGGATCAGGCCGCCAGCTTGATCCACGACGGCATGACCATTGGTCTGAGCGGTTTCACCCGTGCCGGTGATGCCAAGGCCGTGCCTTTGGCCTTAGCCGAGCGCGCCAAAAGACACCCTATGAAGCTGACGGTCATTACCGGGGCCTCTCTGGGGCACAATACCGATAAACTCCTCTATGAGGCCGGGCTGCTCGCGCGGCGAATGCCGTTTCAAGTGGATGACACCCTGCGCGCCGCCATCAATCGCGGCGAAGTGATGTTCATTGATCAGCACCTGTCCGAGACCGTCGAGGCCCTTCGTTCGCGACAGGTCGGCCCTGTCGATATGGCAGTGATCGAGGCTGTGGCCATTACAGAAGATGGCGGCATAGTGCCGTCCACCTCGGTTGGCAACAGTGCCTCCTTCGCCATATTGGCCCCCAAGGTGATCATCGAACTGAACCTCACCTATTCGGCAGCCATGGAAGGCATGCACGACATCTACATACCGGCCAAACGCCCGTCGCGCACGCCCGTACCGGTCGTAACCTGTGACAGCCGCGTCGGCACGCCATATATCCCCATCGACCCGGCAAAGATCGCCGCAATTGTCATCACCCGTGAGGCCGACAGCCCGGCGCGCGTTGCGACGCCCGATCCGGCGACCACCGCCATCAGTGCGCATCTGGTCGATTTTCTGCAAAACGAAGTCAAGAAGGGCCGTTTGCCGCCGTCGCTTAACCCCATTCAGGCCGGCATCGGCGTTATCGCCAATGCGGTCTTAAGCGAGCTGAACCGGTCGGACTTTCAGAATTTGCGTATGTATTCCGAAGTCTTGCAGGACTCAACCTTTGAGCTGATCGATTCCGGCAAGCTGCTCTATGCTTCCGGCTGCTCGGTGACGCTCAGCGCGCCTTGGGCGGAGCGCGTGTTCAATAACATCGAGGCCTATCGCGACCGCATCATCCTGCGACCCCAAGAAATTTCCAACCACCCGGAAGTCATCCGTAGACTTGGTATAATCGCCATCAACACGGCTTTGGAATTCGACCTCTACGGCAATGTTAACTCGACACATGTGGGCGGTACACACATGATGAACGGCATCGGCGGTTCCGGCGACTTTGCCCGCAATGCCTATCTGTCGATCTTTGTCGCTAAGTCGCAGGCCAAGAGTGGCGCCATCTCCGCCGTCGTGCCGATGGCCAGCCATGTCGACCATACGGAACACGATGTCGATATACTGATAACAGATAATGGACTTGCCGACCTGCGCGGTCTGGCCCCGCGCGAACGGGCGCGTCAGGTCATCGCCCACTGCGCCCATGCCGATTACCGCGACCTCTTGAGCGACTATTTCGAGCGAGCCTGCCGCGAGCGCGGCGGGCAGACCCCGCACCTGTTGTCTGAGGCCTTTAGCTGGCACGAACGCTACACCCGCACCGGTCAGATGAAACCCTAAGTGCTTGTTGCGCCCCTCTATTTCGGCCCTATCCTGGCTAAAT
Coding sequences:
- the rimO gene encoding 30S ribosomal protein S12 methylthiotransferase RimO, which gives rise to MSNAPAASDAPKVGFVSLGCPKALVDSERILTRLKGEGYATAAEYAGADVVVVNTCGFLDSARDESLNAIGEALAENGKVVVTGCLGAEADLIRERFPNVAAVTGAHQYEEVMEAVRRIVPAKPDPFRPLVPENDPGVRLTPKHYAYLKISEGCDHRCSFCIIPSLRGDLASRPVDEVLREAEVLAANGVKELLVVSQDTSAYGLDIRYAEGRWRNDYYKASFEDLSRGLGELGIWVRMHYVYPYPHVNSVIPLMAEGKILPYLDIPFQHASPKVLKAMRRPGNQDKTLDRILSWREICPDLTLRSTFVVGFPGETEADFNLLLDWLEAAQIDRVGAFAYENVEGAAARDLPDHVPEEVKQDRLARFMAVASRISAQKLQNKVGQVVDVLVDEIRSDGVAVARTKGDAPEIDGHIYLKGFTGLSAGDYAKAKVTRADAYDLWGEPEGLIKLNRVPTARPAGRTHRLISRI
- a CDS encoding acetyl-CoA hydrolase/transferase family protein, encoding MTSPTASPALALDSEILARIRCPDLLTRIATPDQAASLIHDGMTIGLSGFTRAGDAKAVPLALAERAKRHPMKLTVITGASLGHNTDKLLYEAGLLARRMPFQVDDTLRAAINRGEVMFIDQHLSETVEALRSRQVGPVDMAVIEAVAITEDGGIVPSTSVGNSASFAILAPKVIIELNLTYSAAMEGMHDIYIPAKRPSRTPVPVVTCDSRVGTPYIPIDPAKIAAIVITREADSPARVATPDPATTAISAHLVDFLQNEVKKGRLPPSLNPIQAGIGVIANAVLSELNRSDFQNLRMYSEVLQDSTFELIDSGKLLYASGCSVTLSAPWAERVFNNIEAYRDRIILRPQEISNHPEVIRRLGIIAINTALEFDLYGNVNSTHVGGTHMMNGIGGSGDFARNAYLSIFVAKSQAKSGAISAVVPMASHVDHTEHDVDILITDNGLADLRGLAPRERARQVIAHCAHADYRDLLSDYFERACRERGGQTPHLLSEAFSWHERYTRTGQMKP
- a CDS encoding Hsp20 family protein — protein: MSRFIVFDSPFLLGFDETRSLIERVSRASDNYPPYNVEALSVNHLRLTVAVAGFTPDTLRLSLQGPQLTLQAFKEPGKEPTETNPREFIHRGIAQRGFTRSFVVGEGFEVEGAVMEYGLLHIDLKRPQAPEDVRIIPIKAR
- a CDS encoding CatB-related O-acetyltransferase, with the translated sequence MARFIGLDATKRNPITLPDGQSVTNTVHLNVAVSHPQFSAGDYSYFSHFQMPDDPLSVLAPYLFPFSKERLTIGKFCQFAHGTTFITSSANHPMSGFSTYPFRVFNPERMADYGELPARDTTVGNDVWIGYGAIIMPGVTIGDGAIIATGAVVSSDVPPYTIAAGNPAKTVRKRFSEEVIGDLLAIRWWDWPVEVIEAHLPAIEGADIDALRAVRV